A portion of the Misgurnus anguillicaudatus chromosome 16, ASM2758022v2, whole genome shotgun sequence genome contains these proteins:
- the asb12b gene encoding ankyrin repeat and SOCS box protein 12b, producing the protein MSLMDISKIFSLLQPKEEEEEDNNNCQQLNQAVINDDEKHLAELLSQEKYKRCINNRSGWGIPVTPLRTAAAHGHLHCLKLLLANGAEVDSLDVKAQTPLFTAVSAKHFDCVVALLKAGANPNGSPHNNCSPVMTAAREGDVDILRELLKHEAEIDVKPKMPEFAFNATACRGPLYISAVYGHLDCFKLLLRHGANPDYNCTDGKILSRIKQPKTVLETCLKNDCGLEYIQLLIDFGANVYLPSLIIDYGTRENESVMLLLRERVYPKTLMSQARLSIRRCLPMSNKIYFIDSLDIPQVLRNYLNHIS; encoded by the exons ATGAGTTTAATGGACATTTCCAAGATCTTTTCTCTTCTCCAACCCAAAGAGGAAGAGGAAGAGGACAACAATAACTGTCAGCAGCTGAATCAAGCTGTCATTAATGATGATGAAAAACATCTCGCTGAGCTTCTGTCTCAGGAAAAGTACAAGAGATGCATCAATAACCGAAGCGGCTGGGGGATCCCCGTCACTCCGCTGCGTACGGCGGCAGCTCACGGACACCTTCACTGTCTTAAGCTTCTTCTGGCTAATGGGGCTGAAGTGGACAGCCTGGATGTCAAAGCCCAAACTCCGCTTTTTACGGCTGTCAGTGCAAAACACTTTGACTGTGTTGTCGCTTTATTAAAAGCTGGCGCTAACCCTAATGGAAGCCCGCACAACAACTGTTCCCCTGTAATGACTGCGGCCAGGGAAGGTGATGTCGATATTTTGAGGGAGCTCTTGAAACATGAGGCTGAGATAGATGTCAAACCCAAGATGCCGGAGTTTGCCTTCAATGCCACGGCCTGCCGAGGGCCTCTATACATTTCGGCCGTTTACGGCCATCTAGATTGTTTCAAACTGTTGCTGCGGCACGGAGCGAATCCAGACTACAACTGCACTGATGGAAAGATCCTGAGCCGAATCAAACAACCTAAAACTGTGCTGGAGACGTGTCTCAAAAATGACTGTGGGCTTGAATACATTCAGCTTCTCATAGACTTTGGAGCAAATGTCTATCTACCATCTTTAATAATAGATTATGGCACCAGAGAGAATGAATCTGTAATGCTACTACTCAGAGAAAGAG TTTATCCAAAAACACTGATGTCTCAGGCCCGGCTTTCAATACGAAGATGTCTTCCTATGTCCAACAAAATATACTTCATAGACAGTCTGGATATTCCCCAAGTACTAAGGAACTATCTGAATCACATATCCTGA
- the st3gal5 gene encoding lactosylceramide alpha-2,3-sialyltransferase: protein MRRSVKPHCPSRKLLVLLLSLALISLALLKLPSFNTDPKPIAVPVDLIYRERVHSYVQKVLAKECRPFYVRQRMEADYFSSMPVRKPFLDKNTVLNEEIFKYPPPFGFLDMKEHLKEVLDLLPPSEEELEGRECRRCVVIGNGGILKGLGLGPLLNQFNVIIRLNSGPVQDFSADVGNRTSFRMSYPEGSPKVWEDTGSDLKFVAVIYKLVDFHWLRAMITKTTVSLWDWLFFWQKVPVTVPIEAPQFRLLNPEIIRETALILLHYPTPRKRLWGWDQNVPTLGVSALNLATYICDEVSLAGFGYNLSQKNTPLHYYDELSITAMLKEAMHDIQTETALLKQLLMSGTITDLTGGIHCNFCSS from the exons ATGAGAAGATCTGTGAAACCGCATTGTCCTTCCAG aAAGCTGCTTGTTCTATTACTAAGCCTGGCGTTGATTTCCCTGGCTCTTTTAAAACTGCCTTCTTTTAACACTGACCCAAAGCCTATTGCAGTCCCAGTAGATCTCATCTATCGAGAG CGTGTCCATTCATATGTTCAGAAGGTGCTGGCCAAAGAATGCAGACCTTTTTATGTCCGACAGAGAATGGAAGCAGATTATTTCAGCTCCATGCCAGTGAGGAAGCCCTTTTTGGACAAGAACACTGTTTTAAATgaagaaatatttaaatatcCTCCACCCTTTGGATTCCTGGATATGAAAGAGCACCTTAAGGAAGTATTGGATCTCCTTCCTCCTTCAGAGGAAGAGCTTGAAGGGCGGGAGTGCCGTCGGTGTGTTGTGATTGGTAATGGAGGGATACTAAAAGGATTGGGTCTTGGGCCTCTTCTTAATCAGTTCAATGTCATTATAAG GTTAAACAGTGGGCCTGTGCAAGATTTTAGTGCAGATGTTGGAAATCGCACTTCATTCAGGATGAGTTACCCCGAAGGTTCTCCTAAGGTTTGGGAAGATACAGGCTCAGATCTCAAGTTTGTGGCTGTGATCTACAAATTGGTAGATTTCCACTGGCTTCGTGCCATGATCACCAAAACAACAGTT TCACTCTGGGACTGGCTATTTTTCTGGCAGAAGGTTCCAGTCACAGTTCCAATTGAGGCCCCCCAGTTTCGCCTCCTGAACCCAGAGATCATTAGAGAAACGGCGCTGATTCTGCTTCACTATCCCACACCTAGAAAACGACTCTGGGGCTGGGACCAG AATGTCCCCACTTTAGGTGTGTCAGCTCTCAATTTGGCAACGTACATATGTGATGAAGTCAGCTTAGCGGGTTTTGGCTATAACCTTAGCCAGAAGAACACCCCTCTTCATTACTATGATGAGCTCTCCATTACAGCCATGCTAAAGGAAGCCATGCATGACATACAGACTGAGACAGCTTTACTCAAACAGTTGCTCATGTCAGGCACAATCACTGATCTTACAGGAGGAATACACTGCAACTTCTGTTCAAGCTAA